In Ascochyta rabiei chromosome 19, complete sequence, the sequence AACTGGATCTGTCGCTGTTCCTGCCCCCGTCAAGTCTAGAGGCGAGCCAGTCTACGGTCCCGGCATGACGCTCATCTACCCAGACGAACCTGGTCATAGCATCGCGGCCGAGTCGCAATCCGGCACATGGTACGAAGAGAAGATTGAAACCGAAGAGAAGGCCGCTGCTCGACCCATCGCCATCTCACGCAAGTCGCAACGCGTCAGTCCATCTCGCGACGTCGTCGTCCCTTCACTCAACGACATGAGCGTACAGATAAGCGAAGCCATTATCGACGACAACGGAAACACCATCAACACGCTCATCACTTCGCTTGGCGTGGGCTGGAAAAACGTCATGACCAATCCCAATCTGCGCGACCAAGCCCGCGCTTACGCCAGGTTCATCGAGCGACACTTTGACTTCACCGACGTGATTGTCATGCTCGAGAAGGAGTCGCTTTCTGCTTATCTTGTCCGGGCAAAGCAACACGGTGTTCAGGGCTACTGGCTATTCGCAGATACTCTGAAGTGGTGTCAACTCATTGGCTGGTCTCTGGAGCGTGCTGTCGCCAATCTCATGTCCGGCCCTGTCCCTCACTGCGAGGGCGAGCGCATCAACGCTCGCGATGCCTCCCCATCAGAACCCGTAACACCTCCTCAAGCTGTCAGTGTGCCCGTTGCTGTCGCTGGCGACGCGATGGAGATGTGAAAGGCACACGATTGCGCTTTCCCTCCCTTTTCGGTCTGTTCTTTACAGCATGTACGGACGCGTATTGCTTTCACTTCGCATGTTCTTAGCACGCTTCACGATTTACTGGTTCTTTCTACTCGACAACTCGGCGTTCGGCAATGGATTGGATGGGCTCACTGGGATGGAATCATTTTTATGTATTGTATATTACTATGCTTGCTCGTGCTCGTGACAGCTGGATCGTCTATATTCGATCACGTCGCAGACCCTGATTGCCACTAAAAGTCACAGACGCTATCAATGAACCCATTTCTTTAATAACATTGTCTTTGTGTTTCCCATTGCTGGCCACCTGCAATTCCATTTGCGCTGCGCATGATGCCTGATCTCTGAAGCCCCAAAAGGAAAGCTGGCCTTCACGGCTGCCGATCTGCCTCACTTTTCGCAAGGTTTTCTTGGCCGGCCCCATCAGCATCGTCATTTGCATACGATGCGACAAAGCGCTCTCCGAAATGCGCCGAGCGATGTCATCCCCCACGAGGAGCGATCGCGCAAGGCGCGTCGAACGGGCAACGCGTTCCTTGTCAAGCCAAGTCCGTCAAGAGGGGGTGTGCTGCGACGCGAGATTGTCGCGCTATGCGGCCAGGTGTGCACGAGCCGGCTGTTTGCTTTTGGCTGTTCCGGTCAGTGCACTGTCTGGTCAACTGCTATTCGTGTCGACGAGTTAGAATGCGAAGAAGCGAATCCTGCTTGGAGGTTCCTATTTCGCCATGCTACGGAGTATATCGCACGACGTTGCTGTGCTCGTCTCCACAAACGAGTTTGTCTGGTCTTGGCGCAAAATGGCTGTATCTAGCACTTCGCTCCTGCATCGATTTCAGATTACGGCAGAAGGTACTTCAATGCTGTCTTCTCACTTTGACTGATCGCAAGGTACCCAGTCTACTCCTCTGGCTTCGCAGTCCTATGCTAGATAACAATACTGACACACAGCCTCTGTGGCTCAACTCTACTCTCGAGGTAATAAATGCGGTTCTCTCAGACGAGTTTCTCGACATCACAAACGTAGAACTATCTCGCTGAAGTTCCAATACAACTGCTCTTTCGCGACATGTCGTTCCCTCTGAAACTTCTTTCGAGCCTTAGTCTCAACCCTGAATGCCGGACAAGCTGGCACTGACCTCTCGCAGACAGCTAAAAGAATCTGCTTGGATTACCAATCGGTCGCAGCGGCGTTGATTTTGCACTGCTACTGGGCTGCGCTCGCTCGCTGGGTGCATCGCAGCCAACTCCGGTAGGTCGCATCAGCCGCAGATCAGTCTCCGGCAATACTGGGCTTACTGTGTTCGTTCACACAACGCGCGGAACAGCGAAGATGGCGGTTGCTTCACTCATAGCAAATTCACAACACGGGAAAGATCTACAAAGCGTCGAGTGGTCCGAAGCTGAGCCATGCACGGGCTGCGCACAATCGCACAAGCTTTGCCAAGCTCAACTCGCAAATGCTTACCTTATAGCACCATCCTTTATGCGGCCAATGGCGATGGACGATGCTCAGTGGCAATGACATCTGTGCATCCGTAGCGGGGACGCCTCCGGTAGGTGTTTAGAAACGCAGGGGCTGCTTCGATTGACCGTCTCCGAGGTCATCAATCCAACAGTTTCCTTACCTTGTCTTCGCTTTGGCCAACTCTGCAGCACCGAATCACGCAGTGCATACGTTTCTTTAGCCATGGAGGCCTTTGAGATACATCTGGTTGCAAGAAAGAACCGTATCAATGTCAGCTCAATTATCCATTCGGCAACAAGTCATGTCTGCCCAGCAGAGAACCTTGCAGGTCCACCGATTATCCCCATTATTGGCAAATACACCTTTCACGAACTCGCAACCATAATCGCCGGCGCATGCGGGCTTTTCAGCGCACTGATCTGTGGCTTCATTGTCGCAGGGCATGCCACCAACTACTCGTTCCCAGTCCAGCAACGTCAGGTTATCCGCATTGTTCTACTGATCCCATGGGTTGCGCTGTTTTGCTTCCTTGTCGTGCTGGAAGAAAAAGCCGGGAACTATCTATTTGAAGGTCTCGACTTTGGATGTGCGATTGCGCTGTCCGCTTTCTTGCTGTTGATGTGCGATTTTGTGTTGTCACATCCAGAGGGATTCGATGATCTGTTCGGTGCAGGTGCAAGGGCCAGGGGCGCGCTCCAGACTAAGGGTCCTGGGTGGCTGAAGGTGCATCGCCCGTCTTGATTGTGTTATCGACATTGCTAACTTCAACTCCAGCGTATCTGGTTCGGCGTCCTGCAATTCATCCCCACAAGCATAATCATCTGGATCGGCACCATCGTTGCCCTTGGTGTAGGCCGGTTCTGCAGACAGTCGAACAGCATCCACTTTGCGCATATCTGGATCACGATCTTCAAGTTCATCGTTACCGCAATCTCAATCCTGTGCTGTTTGAGATTCTACAGCAGAAACAAGCCGAAGTTGCTGCAGCACAATATTTTGTTGAAACTCTTTACTTTTAAGAGCATCATCGGCTTAAATGTGGTACAAACTGTACGTCCCTCAGCCCAATCTCAGCCTAAGCACACGCAAAGTCCCTACTAATGCTCGTTGGTGTAGTTTGTAATCAACATCCTCGCCGGCAACGGCACCCTATCTCCTAATAAATACATGACCTACCAAGACGTCAACGACGGTCTCGCCTCGCTGATCCTCGCTTGCGAATTGCCTTTTTTCGCTCTCCTGATGATTTTTGCTTTCCCATCAAAGCCGTACAAGAACAGTAATAGGGCGGCAGGTGCAGGGCCCGTGAAGGCAATATTCGAAGCGCTGGACATTAGGGATTTGCTTGGTGCAATTGTGAGGGGCCCGATGAGGCTAATCAGGGAGCAGGAGAGGGAGATGAGGAGGGAGGGGAGTATCAAGCTTAGGATCGTGGATGCGCAGGATGGGTTCGAGGACACCGCCTACCGCAGGAGCAGCGAGAGGGTTGGTGTGGCTGTTTGATGCAATCCACCCGACCGTTGTCTAATGTTATTCTAGGCCTTCTAACTGGGGTTCCTAGCAGTGTGCTGTGTCATTGTTCCTTTCAAGTGAATGTGAGCTCGCACACCAAGATTCATTAGTGACAGCTGTGGTTTGCCCTTTGATCGTGATTGAGAAGCTTACGAAAATGCGAGTAGAGACTGTTTAGGCAACCCTGAAACGAAAGCAGACGAAAACTAGACGTCTCTGTGTCGAAAAGGCGAATTTTGTTGGGTACCTGTATTCACAGGCGGGATGAAAAACAGTTCTTGGGCTCCGATCATGGCATTGCACTCTCTTCAGCCTGTTACTCTCAATACAATATCcaatctctagatcctgaGTAGAGCACCCTTACACTCTGGCGAGATCTGTGCTCGCCACAGCCTATGCTCATTCAGCAAGAAAAGCTGTCCATCCCTACCAAAGCAGAAATTAGCAACACCTCCATCAACCAATATCTTCGCCAACAAGACACCGCCAGGCGACCAGATATTGACACCATCACCACACCCACTATACAAATTGCCATGTACATCGCACTTGATCCCATCAGGAATTCCCGTATCGGCCATTGCAAACAAGCGCCTGTTGACGAGAAACGGCTGCCCGGAATACATCTTCACATCGAATGCATATCTGCCTCGCATCAGCATCTCCCATCTCACCGTGTCAGACTACTCGATGCTTACATGTGTGACGCTCTTGTCTCATCCGTGCTTCCATCACCATGGATCCAATCCGTGTCCGTCACGTAACACGTCTCCTCCCCTGGACTGAAGCAGATTCCGTTCGGGCGCCCAAACCCGTCCGCCACCGCTCTGATCCCTCCTGTTTTGGGATCGAAGCGATAGACCTGGTTTGGTAGCCGTGGGGGAGGACGAATGCCTTGTTCGGAGCCGTAGATGGGGTCGGTGAACCATAGGCTTCCATCGCTGTGAACAACGACGTCGTTGGGTGAGTTGAAGGGCCGATTGTGGAAAGACTTTATCAGTAATTTTGATGCATATGAGCTCGTCGATGTGTGATCGCTTGGATTTGAGGGGAGTGGCATGTATGCCAGCCCACCTGGGGTGGTGAGTGTTCCTTGTGCGCAGAATAGGATGCCGTTCTGGTAGTTTATGCCGCCATTGGCCATAGGGACGTTGTCTGTTGTTATCTGGGTACACGTCGTCTCGGTGCTGTGGATGGATGAAGGCAGAGTGATGCGGCTGATGTGGATGTGTGGCTGGTTGGTGTCTGGATGTGGATATTGGTTGCTAGTCACGAACAGAGTGTTTGATTCTGGAATGAAGACGCCAGCTTCATGGGCAAATGGACGGTCATTgttctctaagaggagtTCGAGTATTGGATTGTCACCTAGGATGGTACGTCCGGGTTCACTGTAAACCTGGAATTCTGCGGGGTAGTCGGACATGGTGGTAAGTGGAGTGACAACGTAGAACGTCAACTTCGATTAGTAGTCGATACTGCCCATCAATGTTAAGCTTCCCCAAGATATGTCAAACCCATAAGCCGAACCACCGCGGCTTTGGAAGCGGTGTATGAGCGTACCCCGATCGCAGTCGCCGAAGGTAGAGACCGGACCGATCGTGGTGCTAGCGGTGACTCGTATGTAAATGCACTACGCAAGTACCAAAGGGCCGAGACTACCTCCGCATCGGTCGACGCAAAGTCTCAGACTACATGGGTGAGCCTTGATAGCCACGCTCTGGCTTCGTCTTTGTTTGGGTCAATCTGGAATCGACTCCGCACCTTGATAATGCTGAAGCAAGCCATAAAATGCTCGGCTTTCGAATGTGGCCCAGGCTCGGCAACACAACACTTGATATACAAGAGGTCAAACCCCGCGGTGTATGCAGCATCGTTCGACTTCCCATGTGCGCACAGCTTTGGATTGCGGGGTATGGGGTCGGCTTCATCTGTACCTAGCCGCAAACCTGGGGTATGACAGCTCCATGTATATAAGATTGTGGACGCTACAAATTGGTGCCTCATCCAGAAGACGGAAACATATCTCATTCAAGCCATCACATTACCTGCGTCATCTTCCATCGTCCATAATGCCTGAACTCAAGGGCAGGGCCCTTATGCTGACGGTCAGCTTGTTGACCTCACTGGGATTTATGCTGATTGGTTACGACAACGGACTCATGGGTGGGCTTGTCAATGCTCCAGCATTCCAGAAGACCTTTGCAAACCCATCGGCGACGATGATTGGTACCATCGTCGCAATTTTCGAAAGTACGTCGAATCGTAGAGCGTCGATTACACTAAACGCTGACGTGTCGTTCAGTCGGCTGTTTCATTGGTGCAATGACCACAGCGTTTGTGGGAGAAAGGCTGGGACGTCGCAAGAGTATTGGGATTGGAGCGGTTATCAGCTTGATCGGTGCTATCCTCCAAGCAACTGCCTTTGGTCGCGCGCATCTTATCGTTGGCCGTGTTGTCTCCGGAATTGGTCTCGGGTTCATTAACAGCACTGTACCCGTGCTGCAAGCCGAATTCAGCCCCAAGGCAAGCCGTGGCATGTATGTCTGCGCGCAGCTCTCGACTCTCAACTTCGGTATCCTTGTCGTTTACTGGATCGACTACGCTTTCGTGAGCCACACCTCGAGCTACGCATGGAGAGTTCCGACGATCCTGCAGTGTGTAGTTCTCTTTGTCATTCTAGGCCTGCTCTTCGTCATCCCTGAGACGCCCAGATGGCTGGCTGCGCACGACCGTCCGGATGAGTGTCTTGCAGTGCTGGCGCGCATCAAGGGCACGACCGATCTGAGCGACCCAGAAGTGCAGAGGCTGCACACTGTCATTGCCGAAACCGTTGCGTACGAGAACTCCCGCCAGGCCGGGTGGAAAGACATCGTGCGCAAAGATCCGATCAAGTCTAGGAGACGCTTTCTCATTGCTTGCGGTATCCAGATCTTTCAACAACTGGGAGGCATCAACGCAATTATTTGTAGGCACTTTGTTGACTGGTCGCTCAGATACACCTTAGCTGACTGCGTTTAGACTACTCCGGCACACTCTTCGAGAAGAGTATCGGTTTCGATACTCACATGGCTTCGCTCATGAGCGGCTTTCTCCAGACCTGGTTCTTTGTCGCATCCTTTATTCCGTGGTTCCTGATCGATAGAATTGGGCGTAGGCCTCTGCTACTTTCTATGATCAGTGTGATGGCTGCCGTAATGGCAGTGCAAGCTGCTCTTATCTACCAAGTGCAGTTCGAAACTTCGATGGCTAAGAGTGCTGGCATTGCAGCGGCAGCCATGCTTTTTATCTTCCAAGGTGCTTTCACTATCGGTTTCCAGGCTACTGTTTGGGTATATCCGTAAGTTCTGTTTTCTTGGTTGCGTCTGTCTGTATTGACAGCGACACTTTCTAGATCCGAAATCCTGCCCATGCGTCTGCGACAGCGCGGATCAGCGATTTCAACCGCAGCAAACTGGCTTTGTAATTACGTGAGTCCTAGTATGCAGTGCATCTCACTGGGAGCAAAGCTGATATCTTCCGCAGGTCATCGTCCAGATCACGCCGCCTGCTATCAACGTAAGTCTGACCACGCAGACGCTATGCTGTTTCTCAAGTCTGACAACTTTACAGAACATTGGCTGGCGCACATACGTTATTTTCGCTGTGCTGAATGCAACCTGGGTGCCCATCATTTACTTCTTTTTCCCTGAGACGAAAGGCCTCGAGCTGGAGGACGTTGACAAGCTCTTCTCAGGGGATGAGACTTTAGCCGACCTCAGACGCGAGAAAGGCATGGAAGAAATGGAGCGGTATGAGAACGTTGCAAAATCGTAAACAGCGGTGGTGAATAGAACACGTCAATCTTTTCGGATGTGCGGCTGAGGTTCGATCGATCTTGTCTCCAGGGAACAAGTTACCAGTAGCCTAGAAATAGCTAGGGTGGATTGATCACTTTTTCAGCTCCTCCTTGAGCAACTTTGACAGTATCCAGAGCTGATTCTCAACCAACCATACCAAAAATCAGCTCTGCACCAGAATTTGGAAGACAGTGATTTTGAACGAACACAAAGCCCATGCCACGGTCATGGGAAGCTCTAGAAGCAGCGAAGACGTAACTTGCAGTATTGTTGTTATAGAGAAAGGCCAAGTACATCTCGATGGATGTTGGTGCAAACTCCCAGTGCCAAGATCGTAATTTGAACCATGTAATAGGCGGATCTCTGGAGAGAAAGAAAAGTCGATATTATTTGTCGAACAAGATTATCATCATTAAGTCATTACATAACAGGTAAGTCGCTATATATTACAACCGTTTGTGATTCCAGCACTTTAACATTTAAGTCTTGCAGGTAGGATTGGTAGGGGCGGTCTTGAAGTAGACCTTGTTGTAGACGTTGTCACCAGTATTACCGTCAGCCTTGACTGGAGGAGGGGTGGTAGGCCCGCCTTGGGTCTGGGACTGAGGATATAGGAAGTTGGGGGCGATAACATTGTCAGGGCAGCCAGCAGCAGTGCCGCCGAACGCAGGCACAAGTACGCTCAAAGCCCAGCTAATACCCTTAGCAACTCGCTCTTCAGTGCCACCAATAACGAGGGGAGTAATGGAGTTGATGCCCTGGTAAAAATCGCAAAGAATAGTCTGGGCATTTAAGTTCGCAGTGCCAAACTGAGCGACTCCGGGCACAATGATGTTGCGGGGGTAGATTTTCAAAAACCCGTCAGTGAGTGTGTTGACGGCGCCGTAAGGAGTGGCGCGGCGGTACCAGTTCTCGGGCCACCTCTCGGGGACATAGGTAAACTCGCCTGTCGACTTGTCGAAGCTGGCACCGATGATGCTCAAAATGGATTTGGCGTTAGCAACGCCACCAGCACCGTAGGTACCGTTGGAGAAGAAGTTGGGGTAGAAGGCGAAAGCACCCACAGAGACGATCTGGGGGAAGGGGAAGTAGTACAGGAAAGGGTTGTTGTTCTTGGAAAAGCCAGCGGTCTCGGCATACTGCTTTCCCATAGCGTCCATTGAGAACTCTTTCTTGGGGTCCTGGTCGACGTACTTGACCAACTGCTTTACAAGACGGGATGACAAGTGGTGGTTGTCACCGCAGCCATTGTAGTAGTCCTCACGAGTGGGAGAAACATCGGCTTCGACGGTAGAGTGTCTGTTCAGGCCGCCAACGCCGTTCTTCCCAGATCCCAGGTAGAAAGACTGGGTATCGATATCACCGTTCGCCAGCACAGCGAAGGTGGCAAGGACCGTTGCAAGGTCCGTACCCATGTTGAAACCCCTGGAAGTAGCATCCAAGACCTGACCGAAGTTGACAAAACCGTTGCGAGGCAGGTATCCGTCTATTCAAATAAATTAGAAAAGCTCAAGAATGGTTTTGACTAGAGCCAAATATACTAACAATTAGCAAGCAAGTTCAGGCCTGGGCAAGGACCACGAGAGTCGCCGGGACCCGGTGCCTTGAATGTGTAACCAGGTTCAGGTCGCTTGTTGCTCGCTACAACGAGTGCGTTGCCGACGGAGTTGAGGAGTCCACCAACAGTGTCACCCAGGGAGCCGACCA encodes:
- a CDS encoding Gluconolactonase, with amino-acid sequence MSDYPAEFQVYSEPGRTILGDNPILELLLENNDRPFAHEAGVFIPESNTLFVTSNQYPHPDTNQPHIHISRITLPSSIHSTETTCTQITTDNVPMANGGINYQNGILFCAQGTLTTPGGLAYMPLPSNPSDHTSTSSYASKLLIKSFHNRPFNSPNDVVVHSDGSLWFTDPIYGSEQGIRPPPRLPNQVYRFDPKTGGIRAVADGFGRPNGICFSPGEETCYVTDTDWIHGDGSTDETRASHIYAFDVKMYSGQPFLVNRRLFAMADTGIPDGIKCDVHGNLYSGCGDGVNIWSPGGVLLAKILVDGGVANFCFGRDGQLFLLNEHRLWRAQISPECKGALLRI